From a region of the Fischerella sp. JS2 genome:
- a CDS encoding glycosyltransferase family 4 protein, whose protein sequence is MKNILITFVTPWYGYFAGGAEVAARSLAEQLAKRGCDVQVLTTCCRSPFENWWQNTLPSGVEQLNGVTVRRFPVNNQGEDLYHAANYKIIHGIQIDEKYQRQFVNHSINSQALIDFACVNTRGHLVIGLPYIYGLTYSLVKALNGRASIMPCFHDEPQLKWITSAEMMTLSRQILFLTEAEKTLAIQQFGQVVGRRLVESTVIGVGIELPANIKKILDKNDYSYSKDIKLKYQLPEKFFVYVGRKDIGKNILTLINYFQDYQASGGEASLVFLGGGDANLLPKDKEFIDLGFLPEEDKYLIISQAQGLINLSVNESFSLVLMEAWLCEIPVIVHRGCEVTTGHCLNSQGGIPISSSEEFQAALKVLSNEDTNKILARFGKRYVQSKYSWDSVIDRFLRSAYQG, encoded by the coding sequence ATGAAAAATATTCTAATTACATTCGTGACTCCCTGGTACGGTTACTTTGCAGGAGGAGCAGAAGTAGCAGCTAGATCCTTGGCAGAACAATTAGCTAAAAGAGGATGTGATGTCCAAGTTCTGACAACTTGTTGTCGTTCTCCTTTTGAGAATTGGTGGCAGAATACATTACCATCAGGTGTTGAGCAGCTTAATGGCGTGACTGTGCGACGTTTTCCTGTAAATAATCAGGGAGAAGACCTTTATCATGCAGCCAACTATAAAATTATTCACGGAATACAAATAGATGAAAAATATCAGCGTCAGTTTGTCAATCACAGCATTAATAGTCAAGCCTTAATTGATTTTGCTTGTGTCAATACTAGGGGTCATTTAGTAATTGGTCTACCATACATTTATGGTTTAACCTATTCCTTGGTTAAAGCATTAAACGGTAGAGCCAGTATTATGCCATGTTTTCATGATGAGCCTCAGTTGAAATGGATAACTTCAGCAGAAATGATGACTCTGAGTCGGCAAATTTTATTTTTAACAGAAGCAGAAAAAACACTAGCAATTCAGCAATTTGGTCAAGTAGTTGGTCGAAGACTTGTAGAAAGCACTGTGATTGGAGTAGGCATAGAATTACCTGCTAATATTAAAAAAATACTCGATAAAAATGATTATAGTTATAGTAAAGATATTAAATTAAAGTATCAGCTACCAGAAAAATTTTTTGTATATGTTGGTCGCAAAGATATTGGCAAAAATATCTTGACATTAATAAATTACTTCCAAGACTATCAGGCAAGTGGAGGCGAAGCCAGTCTGGTATTTTTAGGAGGAGGTGATGCTAACCTCTTACCTAAAGATAAGGAGTTTATTGACTTGGGATTTTTGCCGGAAGAAGATAAATACTTAATTATTTCCCAAGCGCAGGGTTTGATTAACTTGTCTGTGAATGAAAGTTTTTCATTGGTACTCATGGAGGCTTGGCTTTGCGAAATACCGGTAATTGTTCATCGAGGATGTGAAGTAACTACCGGACATTGCTTGAATAGCCAAGGAGGTATACCAATTTCATCTAGTGAAGAATTTCAAGCTGCATTGAAAGTATTGAGCAACGAAGATACCAACAAGATTTTAGCTAGGTTTGGTAAACGTTACGTGCAATCAAAATATTCTTGGGATTCTGTAATTGATCGTTTTTTGAGGAGTGCGTATCAAGGATGA
- a CDS encoding class I SAM-dependent methyltransferase — MFESSQPEINVEELMQKIREDVAKRNHNSQVSSVSTPNISSSTIDTTKINRSFSLIEGLLRNAESRAVVRTKWPENLNRFPYNLSRGLQKIALKILNFIFKDQREVNFNVINALKESVALNRQLSGQIASLRSQLDECLNIVDTRLQKMDERLDLIDMNLQRLDERLSTADSSIQKLDERLHHLNSSIQKVDNNFNKIDTQTNTSINSIQEHLNAANSRIEAIDEHLISVDTLVHALDERSIRNESYLKNDLMQQKRLITLFLEEAWQRLPEPFTQQQLQSFAEEKQHLLDALYVAFEDQFRGSRDLILNRLKVYLPLIAEAKVGTPETPILDVGCGRGEWLELLQESGYTAKGLDINRVMLEQCRLKGLEVIEADVIAYLQSLPDAATGAITGFHIIEHLPFEALIKLLLETARVLKPGGLAIFETPNPENIIVGSCNFYSDPTHRNPLFPPTVKFLMEQYGFANVELLRLREFRTEDNLKFIEADHPLAPTLNPIIEIIKSRFCAAPDFAVVGKKA, encoded by the coding sequence ATGTTTGAATCTAGCCAGCCTGAAATTAATGTTGAAGAATTGATGCAAAAAATTCGAGAGGATGTAGCTAAGCGAAATCATAACTCTCAAGTGTCATCTGTTTCTACCCCAAATATTTCCTCCTCCACTATTGATACAACAAAAATTAATCGGAGCTTCAGCCTGATTGAAGGATTACTGAGAAATGCAGAATCTAGAGCAGTTGTCCGCACAAAGTGGCCAGAGAATTTAAATCGGTTTCCTTATAACTTAAGTCGAGGTCTGCAAAAAATAGCATTAAAAATACTAAATTTTATATTTAAAGATCAACGAGAAGTAAACTTCAATGTCATTAACGCTTTAAAAGAGTCTGTAGCACTGAATCGGCAGTTAAGTGGACAAATAGCAAGTTTGCGATCGCAATTAGATGAATGCCTAAATATTGTAGATACTCGCTTACAAAAAATGGATGAGCGTTTAGATCTCATAGATATGAATCTACAAAGACTAGACGAACGTCTCAGTACTGCTGACAGTAGCATTCAAAAGCTGGATGAGCGTTTGCATCATCTAAATAGCAGCATCCAAAAAGTAGATAATAATTTTAATAAAATTGATACTCAGACAAATACTTCGATAAACAGTATACAAGAACATTTAAATGCAGCTAACAGTCGAATAGAAGCTATAGATGAGCATCTGATTTCTGTGGATACTCTAGTTCATGCACTAGATGAACGTTCTATTAGAAACGAAAGTTATCTCAAAAACGATTTGATGCAGCAGAAGCGCCTGATAACATTGTTTCTGGAAGAGGCATGGCAAAGATTACCAGAACCTTTTACTCAACAACAATTGCAAAGCTTTGCAGAGGAAAAACAACATTTACTAGATGCATTGTATGTTGCTTTTGAAGACCAATTTCGAGGTAGCAGAGATCTTATTCTTAATAGATTAAAAGTTTATTTGCCCTTAATTGCAGAAGCAAAGGTTGGTACACCAGAAACACCTATTTTAGATGTAGGATGCGGACGGGGTGAATGGTTAGAACTGCTACAGGAATCTGGTTATACGGCAAAAGGTCTAGATATTAACAGAGTCATGCTAGAGCAATGTCGCCTTAAAGGGCTGGAGGTGATAGAAGCAGATGTCATTGCATATTTGCAATCTTTACCAGATGCCGCCACGGGAGCAATCACTGGATTTCATATTATTGAGCATTTGCCATTTGAAGCGTTAATAAAGTTATTGCTTGAGACAGCAAGAGTATTAAAGCCTGGTGGATTGGCAATTTTTGAAACACCAAATCCCGAAAACATAATAGTAGGTTCATGTAATTTCTATTCAGATCCTACTCATCGAAATCCCTTGTTTCCACCAACAGTTAAATTTCTCATGGAACAATATGGTTTTGCAAATGTTGAACTTCTGCGCTTACGTGAGTTTCGTACAGAAGATAACCTTAAATTTATCGAAGCAGATCATCCTTTAGCACCTACACTCAATCCAATTATTGAAATTATCAAATCTCGTTTTTGTGCAGCACCAGATTTTGCAGTAGTTGGCAAGAAAGCTTAA
- a CDS encoding ABC transporter ATP-binding protein yields the protein MGEEIAISLKNISKCYKRYARPVDKLKEILLRGQNHAQEFWALRDINLEIPKGETVGIIGQNGSGKSTLLQIVAGTLTPTTGEVWVNGRVSALLELGSGFNPEFTGRQNVFFNGQILGLSKEQIEAKFDDIAAFAEIGDFIEHPVKTYSSGMVVRLAFAVIANTEPSILIVDEALAVGDARFQARCMKRIREMKDQGVTLLFVSHDSSSVKMLCKTAVLMNHGRVLEIGKPKEVVNHYIALLSTEKIENYTSSVSEKENEEIRQNESHDNFVVEEPQRKALHRHGNQLAIINSVTITDLDNQELSKVETGSVFQVIVCLEAKGELSDLVVGISLRNLMGLVIYGTNTYLMNVKLPKLTACQKLTVYFQVPCYLNKGVYTLTVGVHSEEGISYDWIDELVVFEVNNTVYCDGIVDLKSTIKIGEEKCYAVVQEI from the coding sequence ATGGGTGAGGAGATTGCAATTTCACTAAAGAATATCTCTAAGTGCTACAAGCGCTATGCTCGTCCCGTTGATAAACTCAAAGAAATCTTATTACGTGGTCAGAATCATGCTCAAGAGTTTTGGGCTTTACGGGATATTAACCTGGAAATTCCTAAAGGTGAAACTGTAGGAATTATTGGTCAAAATGGCTCTGGTAAAAGTACGCTATTACAAATTGTTGCTGGAACCCTCACGCCTACTACAGGTGAGGTGTGGGTAAATGGACGAGTTTCCGCGTTATTAGAACTGGGTAGTGGTTTTAATCCAGAGTTTACAGGACGACAAAATGTATTTTTTAATGGGCAAATTTTAGGTTTAAGTAAAGAACAAATAGAAGCAAAATTTGATGACATTGCAGCTTTCGCTGAAATTGGTGATTTTATAGAACATCCAGTTAAAACCTATTCTAGTGGAATGGTGGTCAGGTTGGCATTTGCAGTTATTGCCAATACGGAACCAAGTATTTTAATAGTCGATGAAGCTTTAGCTGTAGGCGATGCGAGATTTCAAGCTCGCTGCATGAAGCGAATTCGAGAAATGAAAGACCAGGGAGTAACTCTTTTATTCGTTTCTCATGATTCTTCAAGTGTCAAAATGTTGTGTAAAACTGCTGTGTTAATGAATCATGGCAGAGTTCTAGAAATAGGTAAACCCAAAGAAGTAGTCAATCATTATATTGCTTTATTAAGTACTGAAAAAATAGAAAATTATACTTCTTCTGTGTCTGAGAAAGAGAACGAAGAAATCAGGCAAAATGAAAGCCACGATAATTTTGTCGTAGAAGAACCCCAGAGAAAGGCTTTGCACAGACATGGAAATCAGCTGGCGATTATTAATAGTGTTACAATTACTGATTTAGATAATCAAGAACTTAGCAAGGTCGAAACAGGGTCAGTTTTTCAGGTTATAGTTTGCTTGGAAGCTAAGGGAGAACTTTCTGATTTGGTTGTAGGTATCTCCCTAAGAAATTTAATGGGATTAGTGATATATGGTACTAATACTTACCTCATGAATGTCAAGTTACCAAAACTGACAGCATGTCAAAAATTAACAGTTTATTTTCAAGTTCCCTGTTACCTGAATAAAGGTGTTTACACTTTAACAGTGGGTGTACATTCAGAAGAAGGGATAAGTTATGACTGGATTGATGAACTAGTTGTTTTTGAAGTTAATAACACTGTTTACTGTGACGGTATAGTAGATTTAAAATCTACCATAAAAATTGGTGAAGAAAAATGTTATGCAGTGGTTCAAGAAATATAA
- a CDS encoding ABC transporter permease, protein MRGVVRKAGKLKKWLPINELWWAKFDLLRALVRRDLEARYKGSILGNLWPLLNQLSQLLIYTYVFSIVLKVKLSLKGVPENNFTFGLWLFAGLLPWIAFSSGLIQAANSVVGQPNLVKKVVFPLALLPLVPTLSTFIESSFGLMALIFFVAVSTHTLHSTLALLPLIWITQLLLTAGLGYLMAGLTVFLRDIPQTLGVILNIWLYLTPILYPATAIPETWRNWVFWLNPMTAIAEVYRDLVLVGEVKHWGEWGATTVISAIVFCIGFLVYKRLRPAFADVL, encoded by the coding sequence ATGCGAGGAGTTGTCCGAAAAGCAGGAAAGCTGAAAAAATGGCTACCAATCAATGAATTGTGGTGGGCAAAATTTGATTTATTAAGAGCGTTGGTAAGACGCGATTTAGAAGCCCGCTACAAAGGTTCGATTCTAGGTAATTTGTGGCCTCTATTGAATCAGCTATCGCAGTTACTGATTTACACTTATGTATTTTCGATAGTTTTAAAAGTAAAACTCAGTCTTAAAGGCGTTCCAGAAAACAATTTTACCTTTGGTTTGTGGTTATTTGCTGGTTTACTACCTTGGATTGCTTTTAGCAGTGGATTAATTCAGGCTGCAAATTCCGTAGTAGGACAACCAAATTTAGTTAAAAAAGTAGTGTTTCCTCTGGCTTTATTACCACTAGTACCAACTTTATCAACGTTCATTGAAAGTTCCTTTGGATTAATGGCGTTGATTTTTTTTGTAGCTGTATCTACCCATACTTTACATTCAACTTTAGCGCTGTTGCCGTTAATCTGGATAACACAATTATTGTTAACAGCAGGATTAGGTTATCTCATGGCAGGGTTAACCGTGTTTTTGCGAGATATTCCCCAAACTTTAGGAGTAATTCTCAATATTTGGTTGTATTTAACTCCAATTCTTTATCCAGCAACAGCAATTCCAGAAACGTGGAGAAATTGGGTGTTTTGGTTAAATCCCATGACAGCTATTGCTGAAGTTTACCGCGATTTAGTTTTAGTGGGAGAAGTCAAGCATTGGGGTGAATGGGGAGCCACTACTGTAATATCTGCAATTGTATTTTGTATAGGTTTTTTAGTCTATAAAAGATTGCGCCCAGCGTTTGCTGATGTTTTGTAA
- a CDS encoding Uma2 family endonuclease, with the protein MSNAAQQLEQQMPDATRLLSDEPEMESSLHYLQLLLLVTSLEWLWREQNDFFIGANLTIYFSRQQLRNRDFRGPDFFLVKDTEKRPRNSWVVWEEDGRYPDLIIELLSDSTANVDRTLKKNLYQSRFHTPEYFWFSPETLEFVGLELVGNQYQEIVPNAQGWRWSQVLGLYLGIHENKLRYFTAGGDLVPTPEEAAFIAQQQAQQAQQQAQQATAKANDAELLLQQERQRSQRLAEQLRSLGIEPDKLT; encoded by the coding sequence ATGTCAAATGCAGCGCAACAGTTGGAACAACAAATGCCTGATGCTACTCGATTATTAAGTGATGAACCAGAAATGGAAAGTTCTTTGCATTATCTTCAGTTGTTGTTATTGGTAACATCTTTAGAGTGGCTGTGGCGAGAGCAAAATGATTTTTTTATTGGTGCGAATCTGACGATTTATTTTAGTCGGCAGCAATTGCGAAATCGTGATTTTCGAGGCCCAGACTTTTTTTTAGTCAAGGATACAGAAAAGCGACCTCGTAATTCTTGGGTAGTTTGGGAAGAAGATGGTCGCTACCCAGATTTGATTATTGAATTGCTTTCTGATAGCACGGCTAATGTTGACCGGACTTTGAAGAAAAATCTTTATCAAAGCCGTTTTCATACACCAGAATATTTTTGGTTTTCACCAGAAACTCTGGAATTTGTTGGTTTGGAATTAGTTGGGAATCAGTATCAAGAAATTGTCCCCAATGCACAAGGATGGCGTTGGAGTCAAGTACTTGGTTTGTATTTAGGAATACACGAAAACAAATTACGCTATTTTACTGCGGGCGGTGATTTGGTTCCCACACCGGAAGAAGCTGCTTTTATAGCTCAACAACAAGCACAGCAAGCTCAACAACAAGCACAGCAGGCAACAGCTAAGGCAAATGATGCAGAATTACTTTTACAGCAGGAAAGACAGCGATCGCAACGTTTAGCTGAGCAGTTGCGTTCTTTGGGAATTGAACCAGATAAATTAACTTAG
- the petP gene encoding cytochrome b6f subunit PetP, giving the protein MEIGQKVKVLRLRDRVPAPIVKRLGQIGTIEGYKMTDGSGVGIVVKFDDNFATWFFEDELKLVQ; this is encoded by the coding sequence ATGGAAATCGGACAAAAAGTAAAGGTTCTTCGTTTGCGCGATCGCGTACCTGCTCCTATTGTTAAAAGACTAGGACAAATCGGTACTATCGAAGGTTACAAAATGACCGATGGTAGCGGTGTTGGCATCGTAGTCAAATTTGATGATAATTTTGCCACTTGGTTTTTTGAAGATGAACTCAAACTAGTGCAGTAA
- a CDS encoding Get3/ArsA fold putative tail anchor-mediating ATPase NosAFP: protein MALILTFLGKSGSARTKVAIAAAKQLASQGKRVLLAGSAEPALQILLGVPISFDPQEIAANLHVVQFQTSVLLERSWEDVKKLEAQYLKTPILKEVYGQELSVLPGMDSALVLNAIREYYESGKYDAIVYDGNGDTSTLRMFGMPESLSWYVRRFRQLFVNSDLGKAISESPLIQPLISTFFNINWTSDNFAQPTNQVNNFLDKGRAALADPKQVAAFLVTSDDPVEIASARYLWGSAQQVGLTVGGIIIVSNDTGVQISEQFTPLNVSMVPDVKTEDWQALTDALPNFVEQAIQAPKPIEINIQEHKVSLFLPGFDKKQVKLTQYGPEVTIEAGDQRRNIFLPPALSGRPVTGAKFQNNYLIISF, encoded by the coding sequence ATGGCCCTGATATTGACATTTTTGGGCAAAAGCGGTAGTGCTAGGACAAAAGTAGCGATCGCCGCAGCCAAACAATTGGCAAGCCAAGGAAAGCGTGTACTTTTAGCTGGGAGTGCAGAACCAGCTTTGCAAATTTTGTTGGGTGTTCCTATTAGTTTTGACCCCCAAGAAATTGCTGCTAATTTGCACGTCGTTCAGTTTCAGACTTCTGTACTACTAGAACGTAGTTGGGAGGATGTGAAAAAACTGGAAGCACAATATCTCAAAACGCCCATTCTCAAAGAGGTATACGGTCAAGAACTATCGGTCTTACCGGGGATGGACAGCGCCCTTGTCCTCAACGCCATCCGCGAGTACTACGAAAGCGGTAAATATGACGCGATCGTCTACGATGGCAATGGCGACACCTCGACTTTGCGAATGTTCGGGATGCCAGAATCTCTTAGTTGGTACGTGCGGCGATTCCGGCAATTGTTTGTCAATTCCGATCTCGGTAAAGCAATTTCCGAATCGCCCTTGATTCAACCGCTAATTAGCACTTTTTTCAATATCAACTGGACATCGGATAACTTTGCCCAACCTACTAACCAAGTTAACAACTTTTTAGACAAGGGTAGAGCCGCCCTCGCTGATCCCAAACAAGTTGCTGCTTTCTTGGTAACAAGCGATGATCCTGTTGAAATTGCTTCTGCGCGCTATCTTTGGGGTAGCGCTCAACAAGTTGGTCTAACCGTGGGTGGTATTATTATTGTATCTAATGATACAGGTGTCCAAATTTCTGAGCAATTTACTCCTCTAAATGTGAGTATGGTTCCAGATGTCAAAACAGAGGACTGGCAAGCCCTCACTGATGCCCTACCCAACTTTGTAGAACAAGCGATACAAGCTCCCAAACCAATTGAAATTAACATCCAAGAACACAAAGTAAGCTTATTTTTGCCTGGATTTGACAAAAAACAGGTCAAACTTACTCAATACGGCCCAGAAGTTACTATTGAAGCTGGAGACCAAAGACGGAATATTTTCCTACCTCCCGCCTTGAGTGGCAGGCCTGTTACTGGCGCTAAATTCCAAAATAATTATTTGATAATCTCGTTTTAG
- the chlG gene encoding chlorophyll synthase ChlG, producing the protein MSDSTPITPDSSAPTDQANGTVDRSAKTRQLLGMKGAAPGESSIWKIRLQLMKPITWIPLMWGVICGAASSGEFTWTLENVLKAAVCMVLSGPLMAGYVQIMNDYYDREIDAINEPYRPIPSGAISIPQVITQIWVLLIAGIAVAFALDKWAGNEFPTITMIAIIGSFVGYIYSAPPLKLKQNGWLGSYALGASYITFPWCTGHALFGELNWKIVVLTLIYSLAGLGIGIINDFKSVEGDRKLGLKSLPVMFGVTTAAWICVIMIDVFQGAIAGYLVYIHENLYAAILALLIIPQITLQDMYFLRDPLTNDVKYQASAQPFLVLGMLVAGLAIGHAGI; encoded by the coding sequence ATGTCTGATTCAACCCCCATTACCCCTGATTCCAGCGCACCCACAGACCAAGCAAATGGTACTGTTGACCGCAGTGCTAAAACCAGGCAACTGTTGGGTATGAAAGGTGCTGCACCTGGAGAAAGTTCGATTTGGAAAATCCGCCTACAACTGATGAAGCCAATCACTTGGATTCCTCTAATGTGGGGTGTAATCTGCGGTGCGGCTTCTTCTGGTGAATTTACTTGGACGCTAGAAAATGTCCTGAAGGCAGCAGTTTGTATGGTGCTATCAGGGCCATTGATGGCAGGTTATGTGCAAATCATGAACGATTACTACGATCGCGAAATTGATGCTATCAACGAACCTTACCGCCCAATTCCCTCTGGAGCAATTTCCATACCCCAGGTAATTACGCAAATTTGGGTATTACTTATTGCTGGTATAGCTGTTGCCTTTGCCCTCGATAAATGGGCTGGTAATGAATTTCCCACAATTACAATGATCGCGATCATCGGTTCATTTGTCGGCTACATCTATTCTGCCCCACCCTTGAAGTTGAAGCAAAATGGTTGGTTAGGTAGCTATGCCTTGGGTGCAAGTTATATTACTTTCCCCTGGTGTACTGGTCATGCTTTATTTGGGGAACTCAACTGGAAAATAGTTGTTCTTACCCTAATTTACAGTTTGGCTGGGTTGGGCATTGGTATCATCAATGACTTCAAGAGTGTCGAAGGTGATCGCAAACTCGGATTAAAATCACTGCCTGTAATGTTTGGTGTCACGACAGCAGCCTGGATTTGTGTGATCATGATTGATGTCTTTCAAGGTGCGATCGCTGGTTATTTAGTTTACATCCACGAAAATTTGTACGCTGCGATTCTGGCATTACTCATCATCCCACAAATTACCTTGCAAGATATGTATTTTCTGCGTGACCCCCTGACTAATGATGTCAAATATCAAGCCAGCGCCCAACCTTTCCTGGTCTTGGGAATGCTTGTGGCTGGTTTAGCAATTGGTCATGCTGGTATCTAG
- a CDS encoding MDR/zinc-dependent alcohol dehydrogenase-like family protein, protein MKGLWLENKQLQLRTDIPIPEPPPGEALVRVLCAGICNTDLELTRGYYPYTGILGHEFVGVVEQGPENLVNRRVVGEINAVCGKCRFCRSGNSTHCENRTVLGIVNRNGAFAEYLCLPVENLHLVPESVPTAVATFTEPVAAALEIQQQIALHPNDKVLVVGDGKLGQLVAQTLALTGCDLLVVGRHRDKLANLEARGIKTGFADAVTDRTFDMSVECTGNAEGFVIARRALRPRGTLVLKSTYAGNLSLDASSLVVDEITLIGSRCGPFAPALDLLAQEKVDVQPLIQACYPLAEAIAAFRHAQTKGVLKVLLETENC, encoded by the coding sequence ATGAAAGGACTGTGGCTAGAAAACAAGCAACTCCAATTACGTACTGATATCCCCATTCCCGAACCGCCACCAGGGGAAGCATTGGTACGGGTTTTATGTGCTGGTATTTGTAACACTGATTTAGAACTGACCAGAGGATATTACCCTTACACTGGCATTTTAGGTCATGAATTCGTCGGTGTTGTGGAACAAGGCCCAGAAAATTTAGTCAATCGCCGTGTAGTTGGCGAAATTAACGCTGTATGCGGTAAGTGTCGCTTTTGTCGTAGCGGTAACTCGACTCATTGCGAAAACCGAACTGTGCTTGGTATTGTGAACCGCAATGGTGCTTTTGCTGAGTATCTGTGTTTACCTGTAGAAAATCTGCATCTTGTACCAGAGAGTGTCCCCACAGCAGTAGCGACATTTACTGAACCTGTAGCTGCGGCATTGGAGATTCAGCAGCAGATAGCATTGCATCCAAATGATAAAGTGTTAGTAGTTGGGGATGGTAAGCTAGGACAATTAGTAGCCCAAACTCTCGCTTTGACAGGTTGTGACCTCTTGGTGGTGGGACGCCATCGTGATAAGCTAGCTAACTTAGAAGCACGAGGTATCAAAACAGGCTTCGCGGATGCAGTGACAGACAGGACTTTTGATATGTCCGTAGAGTGTACAGGCAATGCAGAAGGATTTGTGATCGCTCGCCGTGCTTTACGTCCCCGTGGTACGCTAGTACTAAAAAGCACCTATGCTGGCAATCTCAGTCTAGATGCTTCCTCTTTGGTCGTCGATGAAATTACTCTGATTGGTTCACGTTGTGGGCCGTTTGCACCTGCACTCGACCTACTTGCACAAGAGAAAGTGGACGTACAACCCCTGATTCAAGCCTGTTACCCACTTGCAGAAGCAATAGCAGCTTTTAGACATGCCCAAACAAAAGGTGTGTTAAAGGTACTATTGGAAACGGAGAATTGTTAG
- a CDS encoding ChaN family lipoprotein yields the protein MTLFMQTKLLAYARILANEQQSFQNKKLFFYLLTFTFYFLLSTLPACAETVKSPCPPKLVMAASSSNIDTIFPDWDKSCGKPENFIYSRQQMFAELAKADVVYLGETHDSSVDHQNQLQIIQELQQRHPKIAIAMEMFQRPYQGAVDQYLAGKLTEQELIEKSEYEKRWGFPWEDYAPILRFAKEKQLPVLALNTPTEITRKVASQGLESLTVSERQFIPPFSEIHTDNEKYKQLSLQAFQQHQNAGHGNSSGAERFFLAQVLWDETMAEGIAKFVKANPDYRLVVLAGQGHIVYGYGIPSRVARRLRGKKLMQLSVLLSPPQETITSKDEVAIADFIFK from the coding sequence ATGACACTATTTATGCAAACCAAGTTACTGGCATACGCAAGAATCTTAGCAAATGAACAGCAAAGCTTCCAAAACAAAAAACTATTTTTTTACCTTTTAACTTTTACTTTTTACTTTTTACTCTCGACCTTACCTGCTTGCGCTGAAACTGTCAAAAGTCCCTGTCCTCCCAAGTTAGTCATGGCTGCATCGTCCAGCAATATCGATACAATCTTTCCAGATTGGGATAAAAGTTGTGGCAAACCAGAGAATTTTATTTATAGTCGTCAACAAATGTTCGCGGAATTAGCAAAAGCAGATGTGGTGTATCTTGGAGAAACTCACGACAGTTCTGTGGATCATCAAAATCAACTACAAATTATTCAGGAACTCCAGCAGCGTCATCCGAAAATTGCCATTGCGATGGAGATGTTTCAGCGTCCTTATCAAGGTGCTGTTGATCAATATCTCGCGGGTAAACTCACGGAACAAGAACTGATAGAGAAAAGTGAGTACGAAAAACGCTGGGGTTTCCCTTGGGAAGATTACGCGCCGATTCTCCGCTTTGCCAAAGAGAAACAACTACCTGTTTTAGCTTTAAACACCCCGACAGAAATTACACGCAAAGTTGCAAGTCAAGGATTAGAAAGTCTTACAGTATCCGAAAGGCAATTTATTCCGCCTTTTTCGGAAATTCACACTGATAACGAAAAGTATAAACAATTATCACTACAAGCTTTTCAACAGCATCAAAATGCTGGACACGGTAATAGTTCTGGTGCTGAACGCTTTTTTTTGGCGCAAGTATTATGGGATGAAACAATGGCAGAAGGAATTGCTAAGTTTGTCAAAGCCAATCCAGATTATCGATTGGTAGTGTTGGCTGGACAAGGACATATTGTCTATGGTTACGGAATTCCTAGCCGCGTTGCACGTCGTCTTAGAGGTAAGAAGTTGATGCAGCTATCTGTTCTGCTGAGTCCTCCCCAAGAAACTATAACAAGTAAAGATGAGGTGGCGATCGCTGATTTTATTTTTAAATAA